One Pongo pygmaeus isolate AG05252 chromosome 10, NHGRI_mPonPyg2-v2.0_pri, whole genome shotgun sequence genomic window carries:
- the MAP3K12 gene encoding mitogen-activated protein kinase kinase kinase 12 isoform X2, with the protein MACLHETRTPSPSFGGFVSTLSEASMRKLDPDTSDCTPEKDLTPTQCVLRDVVPLGGQGGGGPSPSPGGEPPPEPFANSVLQLHEQDAGGPGGAAGSPESRASRVRADEVRLQCQSGSGFLEGLFGCLRPVWTMIGKAYSTEHKQQQEDLWEVPFEEILDLQWVGSGAQGAVFLGRFHGEEVAVKKVRDLKETDIKHLRKLKHPNIITFKGVCTQAPCYCILMEFCAQGQLYEVLRAGRPVTPSLLVDWSMGIAGGMNYLHLHKIIHRDLKSPNMLITYDDVVKISDFGTSKELSDKSTKMSFAGTVAWMAPEVIRNEPVSEKVDIWSFGVVLWELLTGEIPYKDVDSSAIIWGVGSNSLHLPVPSSCPDGFKILLRQCWNSKPRNRPSFRQILLHLDIASADVLSTPQETYFKSQAEWREEVKLHFEKIKSEGTCLHRLEEELVMRRREELRHALDIREHYERKLERANNLYMELNALMLQLELKERELLRREQALERRCPGLLKPHPSRGLLHGNTMEKLIKKRNVPQKLSPHSKRPDILKTESLLPKLDAALSGVGLPGCPKGPPSPGRSRRGKTRHRKASAKGSCGDLPGLRTAVPPHEPGGPGSPGGLGGGPSAWEACPPALRGLHHDLLLRKMSSSSPDLLSAALGSRGRGATGGAGDPGSPPPARGDTPPSEGSAPGSTSPDSPGGAKGEPPPPVGPGEGVGLLGTGREGTSGRGGSRAGSQHLTPAALLYRAAVTRSQKRGISSEEEEGEVDSEVELTSSQRWPQSLNMRQSLSTFSSENPSDGEEGTASEPSPSGTPEVGSTNTDERPDERSDDMCSQGSEIPLDPPPSEVIPGPEASSLPIPHQELFRERGPPNSEDSDCDSTELDNSNSVDALRPPASLPP; encoded by the exons ATGGCTTGCCTCCATGAGACCCGAACACCCTCTCCTTCCTTTGGGGGCTTCGTGTCTACCCTAAGTGAGGCATCCATGCGCAAGCTGGACCCAGACACTTCTGACTGCACTCCCGAGAAGGACCTGACGCCTACCCAGTGTGTACTTCGAGATGTGGTACCCCTTGGTGGGCAGGGTGGGGGAgggcccagcccctccccaggtGGAGAGCCGCCCCCTGAGCCTTTTGCCAACAGTGTCCTGCAGCTACATGAGCAGGATGCAGGGGGCCCAGGGGGAGCAGCTGGGTCACCTGAGAGTCGGGCATCCAGAGTTCGAGCTGACGAGGTGCGACTGCAGTGCCAGAGTGGCAGTGGCTTCCTTGAGGGCCTCTTTGGCTGCCTGCGCCCTGTCTGGACCATGATTGGCAAAGCCTACTCCACTGAGCACAAGCAGCAGCAGGAAG ACCTTTGGGAGGTCCCCTTTGAGGAAATCCTGGACCTGCAGTGGGTGGGCTCAGGGGCCCAGGGTGCTGTCTTCCTGGGGCGCTTCCACGGGGAGGAGGTGGCTGTGAAGAAGGTGCGAGACCTCAAAGAAACCGACATCAAGCACTTGCGAAAGCTGAAGCACCCCAACATCATCACCTTCAA GGGTGTGTGCACCCAGGCTCCCTGCTACTGCATCCTCATGGAGTTCTGCGCCCAGGGCCAGCTGTATGAGGTACTGCGGGCTGGCCGCCCTGTCACCCCCTCCTTACTGGTTGACTGGTCCATGGGCATCGCCGGTGGCATGAACTACCTGCACCTGCACAAGATTATCCACAGGGATCTCAAGTCACCCAA CATGTTAATCACCTACGACGATGTGGTGAAGATCTCAGATTTTGGCACTTCCAAGGAGCTGAGTGACAAGAGCACCaagatgtcctttgcagggacagtaGCCTGGATGGCCCCTGAGGTGATCCGCAATGAGCCTGTGTCTGAGAAGGTCGACATCTG GTCCTTTGGTGTGGTGCTGTGGGAACTGCTGACTGGTGAGATCCCCTACAAAGACGTAGATTCCTCAGCCATTATCTGGGGTGTGGGAAGCAACAGTCTCCATCTGCCCGTGCCCTCCAGTTGCCCAGATGGTTTCAAGATCCTGCTTCGCCAGTGCTG gAATAGCAAACCACGAAATCGCCCATCATTCCGACAGATCCTGCTGCATCTGGACATTGCCTCAGCTGATGTACTCTCCACACCCCAGGAGACTTACTTTAAGTCCCAG GCAGAGTGGCgggaagaagtaaaactgcaCTTTGAAAAGATTAAGTCAGAAGGGACCTGTCTGCACCGCCTAGAAGAGGAACTGGTgatgaggaggagggaggagctcAG ACACGCCCTGGACATCAGGGAGCACTATGAAAGGAAGCTGGAGAGAGCCAACAACCTGTATATGGAACTTAATGCCCTCATGTTGCAGCTGGAACTCAAGGAGAGGGAGCTGCTCAG GCGAGAGCAAGCTTTAGAGCGGAGGTGCCCAGGCCTGCTGAAGCCACACCCTTCCCGGGGCCTCCTGCACGGAAACACAATGGAGAAGCTTATCAAGAAGAGGAATGTGCCACAGAAGCTGTCACCCCATAGCAAAAG GCCAGATATCCTCAAGACGGAGTCTTTGCTCCCTAAACTAGATGCAGCCCTAAGTGGGGTTGGGCTTCCTGGGTGTCCTAAGGGCCCCCCCTCACCAGGACGGAGTCGCCGTGGCAAGACCCGTCACCGCAAGGCCAGCGCCAAGGGGAGCTGTGGGGACCTGCCTGGGCTTCGTACAGCTGTGCCACCCCATGAACCTGGAGGACCAGGAAGCCCAGGGGGCCTAGGAGGGGGACCCTCAGCCTGGGAGGCCTGCCCCCCCGCCCTCCGTGGGCTTCATCATGACCTCCTGCTCCGCAAAATGTCTTCATCATCCCCAGACCTGCTGTCAGCAGCACTAGGGTCCCGGGGCCGGGGGGCCACAGGCGGAGCTGGGGATCCTGGCTCACCACCTCCAGCCCGGGGTGACACCCCACCAAGTGAGGGCTCAGCCCCTGGCTCCACCAGCCCAGATTCACCTGGGGGAGCCAAAGGGGAGCCACCTCCTCCAGTAGGGCCTGGTGAAGGTGTGGGGCTTCTGGGAACTGGAAGGGAAGGGACCTCAGGCCGGGGAGGAAGCCGGGCTGGGTCCCAGCACTTGACCCCAGCTGCACTGCTGTACAGGGCTGCCGTCACCCGAAGTCAG AAACGTGGCATCTCatcagaagaggaggaaggagaggtagACAGTGAAGTAGAGCTGACATCAAGCCAGAG GTGGCCTCAGAGCCTGAACATGCGCCAGTCACTATCTACCTTCAGCTCAGAGAATCCATCAGATGGAGAGGAAGGCACAGCTAGTGAACCTTCCCCCAGTGGCACACCTGAAGTTGGCAGCACCAACACTGATGAGCGGCCAGATGAGCGGTCTGATGACATGTGCTCCCAGGGCTCAGAAATCCCACTGGACCCACCTCCTTCAGAGGTCATCCCCGGCCCTGAAGCCAGCTCCCTGCCCATTCCACACCAGGAACTTTTCAGAGAGCGG GGCCCTCCCAATTCTGAGGACTCAGACTGTGACAGCACTGAATTGGACAACTCCAACAGCGTTGATGCCTTGCGGCCCCCAGCTTCCCTCCCTCCATGA
- the MAP3K12 gene encoding mitogen-activated protein kinase kinase kinase 12 isoform X1: protein MGEIGVSGDNQGKENWQDRAQCSPSYQGPEAMACLHETRTPSPSFGGFVSTLSEASMRKLDPDTSDCTPEKDLTPTQCVLRDVVPLGGQGGGGPSPSPGGEPPPEPFANSVLQLHEQDAGGPGGAAGSPESRASRVRADEVRLQCQSGSGFLEGLFGCLRPVWTMIGKAYSTEHKQQQEDLWEVPFEEILDLQWVGSGAQGAVFLGRFHGEEVAVKKVRDLKETDIKHLRKLKHPNIITFKGVCTQAPCYCILMEFCAQGQLYEVLRAGRPVTPSLLVDWSMGIAGGMNYLHLHKIIHRDLKSPNMLITYDDVVKISDFGTSKELSDKSTKMSFAGTVAWMAPEVIRNEPVSEKVDIWSFGVVLWELLTGEIPYKDVDSSAIIWGVGSNSLHLPVPSSCPDGFKILLRQCWNSKPRNRPSFRQILLHLDIASADVLSTPQETYFKSQAEWREEVKLHFEKIKSEGTCLHRLEEELVMRRREELRHALDIREHYERKLERANNLYMELNALMLQLELKERELLRREQALERRCPGLLKPHPSRGLLHGNTMEKLIKKRNVPQKLSPHSKRPDILKTESLLPKLDAALSGVGLPGCPKGPPSPGRSRRGKTRHRKASAKGSCGDLPGLRTAVPPHEPGGPGSPGGLGGGPSAWEACPPALRGLHHDLLLRKMSSSSPDLLSAALGSRGRGATGGAGDPGSPPPARGDTPPSEGSAPGSTSPDSPGGAKGEPPPPVGPGEGVGLLGTGREGTSGRGGSRAGSQHLTPAALLYRAAVTRSQKRGISSEEEEGEVDSEVELTSSQRWPQSLNMRQSLSTFSSENPSDGEEGTASEPSPSGTPEVGSTNTDERPDERSDDMCSQGSEIPLDPPPSEVIPGPEASSLPIPHQELFRERGPPNSEDSDCDSTELDNSNSVDALRPPASLPP from the exons ATGGGTGAAATTGGAGTGAGCGGTGACAATCAAGGGAAGGAGAACTGGCAAGATCG GGCCCAGTGTTCACCATCATACCAGGGGCCAGAGGCGATGGCTTGCCTCCATGAGACCCGAACACCCTCTCCTTCCTTTGGGGGCTTCGTGTCTACCCTAAGTGAGGCATCCATGCGCAAGCTGGACCCAGACACTTCTGACTGCACTCCCGAGAAGGACCTGACGCCTACCCAGTGTGTACTTCGAGATGTGGTACCCCTTGGTGGGCAGGGTGGGGGAgggcccagcccctccccaggtGGAGAGCCGCCCCCTGAGCCTTTTGCCAACAGTGTCCTGCAGCTACATGAGCAGGATGCAGGGGGCCCAGGGGGAGCAGCTGGGTCACCTGAGAGTCGGGCATCCAGAGTTCGAGCTGACGAGGTGCGACTGCAGTGCCAGAGTGGCAGTGGCTTCCTTGAGGGCCTCTTTGGCTGCCTGCGCCCTGTCTGGACCATGATTGGCAAAGCCTACTCCACTGAGCACAAGCAGCAGCAGGAAG ACCTTTGGGAGGTCCCCTTTGAGGAAATCCTGGACCTGCAGTGGGTGGGCTCAGGGGCCCAGGGTGCTGTCTTCCTGGGGCGCTTCCACGGGGAGGAGGTGGCTGTGAAGAAGGTGCGAGACCTCAAAGAAACCGACATCAAGCACTTGCGAAAGCTGAAGCACCCCAACATCATCACCTTCAA GGGTGTGTGCACCCAGGCTCCCTGCTACTGCATCCTCATGGAGTTCTGCGCCCAGGGCCAGCTGTATGAGGTACTGCGGGCTGGCCGCCCTGTCACCCCCTCCTTACTGGTTGACTGGTCCATGGGCATCGCCGGTGGCATGAACTACCTGCACCTGCACAAGATTATCCACAGGGATCTCAAGTCACCCAA CATGTTAATCACCTACGACGATGTGGTGAAGATCTCAGATTTTGGCACTTCCAAGGAGCTGAGTGACAAGAGCACCaagatgtcctttgcagggacagtaGCCTGGATGGCCCCTGAGGTGATCCGCAATGAGCCTGTGTCTGAGAAGGTCGACATCTG GTCCTTTGGTGTGGTGCTGTGGGAACTGCTGACTGGTGAGATCCCCTACAAAGACGTAGATTCCTCAGCCATTATCTGGGGTGTGGGAAGCAACAGTCTCCATCTGCCCGTGCCCTCCAGTTGCCCAGATGGTTTCAAGATCCTGCTTCGCCAGTGCTG gAATAGCAAACCACGAAATCGCCCATCATTCCGACAGATCCTGCTGCATCTGGACATTGCCTCAGCTGATGTACTCTCCACACCCCAGGAGACTTACTTTAAGTCCCAG GCAGAGTGGCgggaagaagtaaaactgcaCTTTGAAAAGATTAAGTCAGAAGGGACCTGTCTGCACCGCCTAGAAGAGGAACTGGTgatgaggaggagggaggagctcAG ACACGCCCTGGACATCAGGGAGCACTATGAAAGGAAGCTGGAGAGAGCCAACAACCTGTATATGGAACTTAATGCCCTCATGTTGCAGCTGGAACTCAAGGAGAGGGAGCTGCTCAG GCGAGAGCAAGCTTTAGAGCGGAGGTGCCCAGGCCTGCTGAAGCCACACCCTTCCCGGGGCCTCCTGCACGGAAACACAATGGAGAAGCTTATCAAGAAGAGGAATGTGCCACAGAAGCTGTCACCCCATAGCAAAAG GCCAGATATCCTCAAGACGGAGTCTTTGCTCCCTAAACTAGATGCAGCCCTAAGTGGGGTTGGGCTTCCTGGGTGTCCTAAGGGCCCCCCCTCACCAGGACGGAGTCGCCGTGGCAAGACCCGTCACCGCAAGGCCAGCGCCAAGGGGAGCTGTGGGGACCTGCCTGGGCTTCGTACAGCTGTGCCACCCCATGAACCTGGAGGACCAGGAAGCCCAGGGGGCCTAGGAGGGGGACCCTCAGCCTGGGAGGCCTGCCCCCCCGCCCTCCGTGGGCTTCATCATGACCTCCTGCTCCGCAAAATGTCTTCATCATCCCCAGACCTGCTGTCAGCAGCACTAGGGTCCCGGGGCCGGGGGGCCACAGGCGGAGCTGGGGATCCTGGCTCACCACCTCCAGCCCGGGGTGACACCCCACCAAGTGAGGGCTCAGCCCCTGGCTCCACCAGCCCAGATTCACCTGGGGGAGCCAAAGGGGAGCCACCTCCTCCAGTAGGGCCTGGTGAAGGTGTGGGGCTTCTGGGAACTGGAAGGGAAGGGACCTCAGGCCGGGGAGGAAGCCGGGCTGGGTCCCAGCACTTGACCCCAGCTGCACTGCTGTACAGGGCTGCCGTCACCCGAAGTCAG AAACGTGGCATCTCatcagaagaggaggaaggagaggtagACAGTGAAGTAGAGCTGACATCAAGCCAGAG GTGGCCTCAGAGCCTGAACATGCGCCAGTCACTATCTACCTTCAGCTCAGAGAATCCATCAGATGGAGAGGAAGGCACAGCTAGTGAACCTTCCCCCAGTGGCACACCTGAAGTTGGCAGCACCAACACTGATGAGCGGCCAGATGAGCGGTCTGATGACATGTGCTCCCAGGGCTCAGAAATCCCACTGGACCCACCTCCTTCAGAGGTCATCCCCGGCCCTGAAGCCAGCTCCCTGCCCATTCCACACCAGGAACTTTTCAGAGAGCGG GGCCCTCCCAATTCTGAGGACTCAGACTGTGACAGCACTGAATTGGACAACTCCAACAGCGTTGATGCCTTGCGGCCCCCAGCTTCCCTCCCTCCATGA
- the MAP3K12 gene encoding mitogen-activated protein kinase kinase kinase 12 isoform X4 — MACLHETRTPSPSFGGFVSTLSEASMRKLDPDTSDCTPEKDLTPTHVLQLHEQDAGGPGGAAGSPESRASRVRADEVRLQCQSGSGFLEGLFGCLRPVWTMIGKAYSTEHKQQQEDLWEVPFEEILDLQWVGSGAQGAVFLGRFHGEEVAVKKVRDLKETDIKHLRKLKHPNIITFKGVCTQAPCYCILMEFCAQGQLYEVLRAGRPVTPSLLVDWSMGIAGGMNYLHLHKIIHRDLKSPNMLITYDDVVKISDFGTSKELSDKSTKMSFAGTVAWMAPEVIRNEPVSEKVDIWSFGVVLWELLTGEIPYKDVDSSAIIWGVGSNSLHLPVPSSCPDGFKILLRQCWNSKPRNRPSFRQILLHLDIASADVLSTPQETYFKSQAEWREEVKLHFEKIKSEGTCLHRLEEELVMRRREELRHALDIREHYERKLERANNLYMELNALMLQLELKERELLRREQALERRCPGLLKPHPSRGLLHGNTMEKLIKKRNVPQKLSPHSKRPDILKTESLLPKLDAALSGVGLPGCPKGPPSPGRSRRGKTRHRKASAKGSCGDLPGLRTAVPPHEPGGPGSPGGLGGGPSAWEACPPALRGLHHDLLLRKMSSSSPDLLSAALGSRGRGATGGAGDPGSPPPARGDTPPSEGSAPGSTSPDSPGGAKGEPPPPVGPGEGVGLLGTGREGTSGRGGSRAGSQHLTPAALLYRAAVTRSQKRGISSEEEEGEVDSEVELTSSQRWPQSLNMRQSLSTFSSENPSDGEEGTASEPSPSGTPEVGSTNTDERPDERSDDMCSQGSEIPLDPPPSEVIPGPEASSLPIPHQELFRERGPPNSEDSDCDSTELDNSNSVDALRPPASLPP; from the exons ATGGCTTGCCTCCATGAGACCCGAACACCCTCTCCTTCCTTTGGGGGCTTCGTGTCTACCCTAAGTGAGGCATCCATGCGCAAGCTGGACCCAGACACTTCTGACTGCACTCCCGAGAAGGACCTGACGCCTACCCA TGTCCTGCAGCTACATGAGCAGGATGCAGGGGGCCCAGGGGGAGCAGCTGGGTCACCTGAGAGTCGGGCATCCAGAGTTCGAGCTGACGAGGTGCGACTGCAGTGCCAGAGTGGCAGTGGCTTCCTTGAGGGCCTCTTTGGCTGCCTGCGCCCTGTCTGGACCATGATTGGCAAAGCCTACTCCACTGAGCACAAGCAGCAGCAGGAAG ACCTTTGGGAGGTCCCCTTTGAGGAAATCCTGGACCTGCAGTGGGTGGGCTCAGGGGCCCAGGGTGCTGTCTTCCTGGGGCGCTTCCACGGGGAGGAGGTGGCTGTGAAGAAGGTGCGAGACCTCAAAGAAACCGACATCAAGCACTTGCGAAAGCTGAAGCACCCCAACATCATCACCTTCAA GGGTGTGTGCACCCAGGCTCCCTGCTACTGCATCCTCATGGAGTTCTGCGCCCAGGGCCAGCTGTATGAGGTACTGCGGGCTGGCCGCCCTGTCACCCCCTCCTTACTGGTTGACTGGTCCATGGGCATCGCCGGTGGCATGAACTACCTGCACCTGCACAAGATTATCCACAGGGATCTCAAGTCACCCAA CATGTTAATCACCTACGACGATGTGGTGAAGATCTCAGATTTTGGCACTTCCAAGGAGCTGAGTGACAAGAGCACCaagatgtcctttgcagggacagtaGCCTGGATGGCCCCTGAGGTGATCCGCAATGAGCCTGTGTCTGAGAAGGTCGACATCTG GTCCTTTGGTGTGGTGCTGTGGGAACTGCTGACTGGTGAGATCCCCTACAAAGACGTAGATTCCTCAGCCATTATCTGGGGTGTGGGAAGCAACAGTCTCCATCTGCCCGTGCCCTCCAGTTGCCCAGATGGTTTCAAGATCCTGCTTCGCCAGTGCTG gAATAGCAAACCACGAAATCGCCCATCATTCCGACAGATCCTGCTGCATCTGGACATTGCCTCAGCTGATGTACTCTCCACACCCCAGGAGACTTACTTTAAGTCCCAG GCAGAGTGGCgggaagaagtaaaactgcaCTTTGAAAAGATTAAGTCAGAAGGGACCTGTCTGCACCGCCTAGAAGAGGAACTGGTgatgaggaggagggaggagctcAG ACACGCCCTGGACATCAGGGAGCACTATGAAAGGAAGCTGGAGAGAGCCAACAACCTGTATATGGAACTTAATGCCCTCATGTTGCAGCTGGAACTCAAGGAGAGGGAGCTGCTCAG GCGAGAGCAAGCTTTAGAGCGGAGGTGCCCAGGCCTGCTGAAGCCACACCCTTCCCGGGGCCTCCTGCACGGAAACACAATGGAGAAGCTTATCAAGAAGAGGAATGTGCCACAGAAGCTGTCACCCCATAGCAAAAG GCCAGATATCCTCAAGACGGAGTCTTTGCTCCCTAAACTAGATGCAGCCCTAAGTGGGGTTGGGCTTCCTGGGTGTCCTAAGGGCCCCCCCTCACCAGGACGGAGTCGCCGTGGCAAGACCCGTCACCGCAAGGCCAGCGCCAAGGGGAGCTGTGGGGACCTGCCTGGGCTTCGTACAGCTGTGCCACCCCATGAACCTGGAGGACCAGGAAGCCCAGGGGGCCTAGGAGGGGGACCCTCAGCCTGGGAGGCCTGCCCCCCCGCCCTCCGTGGGCTTCATCATGACCTCCTGCTCCGCAAAATGTCTTCATCATCCCCAGACCTGCTGTCAGCAGCACTAGGGTCCCGGGGCCGGGGGGCCACAGGCGGAGCTGGGGATCCTGGCTCACCACCTCCAGCCCGGGGTGACACCCCACCAAGTGAGGGCTCAGCCCCTGGCTCCACCAGCCCAGATTCACCTGGGGGAGCCAAAGGGGAGCCACCTCCTCCAGTAGGGCCTGGTGAAGGTGTGGGGCTTCTGGGAACTGGAAGGGAAGGGACCTCAGGCCGGGGAGGAAGCCGGGCTGGGTCCCAGCACTTGACCCCAGCTGCACTGCTGTACAGGGCTGCCGTCACCCGAAGTCAG AAACGTGGCATCTCatcagaagaggaggaaggagaggtagACAGTGAAGTAGAGCTGACATCAAGCCAGAG GTGGCCTCAGAGCCTGAACATGCGCCAGTCACTATCTACCTTCAGCTCAGAGAATCCATCAGATGGAGAGGAAGGCACAGCTAGTGAACCTTCCCCCAGTGGCACACCTGAAGTTGGCAGCACCAACACTGATGAGCGGCCAGATGAGCGGTCTGATGACATGTGCTCCCAGGGCTCAGAAATCCCACTGGACCCACCTCCTTCAGAGGTCATCCCCGGCCCTGAAGCCAGCTCCCTGCCCATTCCACACCAGGAACTTTTCAGAGAGCGG GGCCCTCCCAATTCTGAGGACTCAGACTGTGACAGCACTGAATTGGACAACTCCAACAGCGTTGATGCCTTGCGGCCCCCAGCTTCCCTCCCTCCATGA
- the MAP3K12 gene encoding mitogen-activated protein kinase kinase kinase 12 isoform X3 encodes MGEIGVSGDNQGKENWQDRAQCSPSYQGPEAMACLHETRTPSPSFGGFVSTLSEASMRKLDPDTSDCTPEKDLTPTHVLQLHEQDAGGPGGAAGSPESRASRVRADEVRLQCQSGSGFLEGLFGCLRPVWTMIGKAYSTEHKQQQEDLWEVPFEEILDLQWVGSGAQGAVFLGRFHGEEVAVKKVRDLKETDIKHLRKLKHPNIITFKGVCTQAPCYCILMEFCAQGQLYEVLRAGRPVTPSLLVDWSMGIAGGMNYLHLHKIIHRDLKSPNMLITYDDVVKISDFGTSKELSDKSTKMSFAGTVAWMAPEVIRNEPVSEKVDIWSFGVVLWELLTGEIPYKDVDSSAIIWGVGSNSLHLPVPSSCPDGFKILLRQCWNSKPRNRPSFRQILLHLDIASADVLSTPQETYFKSQAEWREEVKLHFEKIKSEGTCLHRLEEELVMRRREELRHALDIREHYERKLERANNLYMELNALMLQLELKERELLRREQALERRCPGLLKPHPSRGLLHGNTMEKLIKKRNVPQKLSPHSKRPDILKTESLLPKLDAALSGVGLPGCPKGPPSPGRSRRGKTRHRKASAKGSCGDLPGLRTAVPPHEPGGPGSPGGLGGGPSAWEACPPALRGLHHDLLLRKMSSSSPDLLSAALGSRGRGATGGAGDPGSPPPARGDTPPSEGSAPGSTSPDSPGGAKGEPPPPVGPGEGVGLLGTGREGTSGRGGSRAGSQHLTPAALLYRAAVTRSQKRGISSEEEEGEVDSEVELTSSQRWPQSLNMRQSLSTFSSENPSDGEEGTASEPSPSGTPEVGSTNTDERPDERSDDMCSQGSEIPLDPPPSEVIPGPEASSLPIPHQELFRERGPPNSEDSDCDSTELDNSNSVDALRPPASLPP; translated from the exons ATGGGTGAAATTGGAGTGAGCGGTGACAATCAAGGGAAGGAGAACTGGCAAGATCG GGCCCAGTGTTCACCATCATACCAGGGGCCAGAGGCGATGGCTTGCCTCCATGAGACCCGAACACCCTCTCCTTCCTTTGGGGGCTTCGTGTCTACCCTAAGTGAGGCATCCATGCGCAAGCTGGACCCAGACACTTCTGACTGCACTCCCGAGAAGGACCTGACGCCTACCCA TGTCCTGCAGCTACATGAGCAGGATGCAGGGGGCCCAGGGGGAGCAGCTGGGTCACCTGAGAGTCGGGCATCCAGAGTTCGAGCTGACGAGGTGCGACTGCAGTGCCAGAGTGGCAGTGGCTTCCTTGAGGGCCTCTTTGGCTGCCTGCGCCCTGTCTGGACCATGATTGGCAAAGCCTACTCCACTGAGCACAAGCAGCAGCAGGAAG ACCTTTGGGAGGTCCCCTTTGAGGAAATCCTGGACCTGCAGTGGGTGGGCTCAGGGGCCCAGGGTGCTGTCTTCCTGGGGCGCTTCCACGGGGAGGAGGTGGCTGTGAAGAAGGTGCGAGACCTCAAAGAAACCGACATCAAGCACTTGCGAAAGCTGAAGCACCCCAACATCATCACCTTCAA GGGTGTGTGCACCCAGGCTCCCTGCTACTGCATCCTCATGGAGTTCTGCGCCCAGGGCCAGCTGTATGAGGTACTGCGGGCTGGCCGCCCTGTCACCCCCTCCTTACTGGTTGACTGGTCCATGGGCATCGCCGGTGGCATGAACTACCTGCACCTGCACAAGATTATCCACAGGGATCTCAAGTCACCCAA CATGTTAATCACCTACGACGATGTGGTGAAGATCTCAGATTTTGGCACTTCCAAGGAGCTGAGTGACAAGAGCACCaagatgtcctttgcagggacagtaGCCTGGATGGCCCCTGAGGTGATCCGCAATGAGCCTGTGTCTGAGAAGGTCGACATCTG GTCCTTTGGTGTGGTGCTGTGGGAACTGCTGACTGGTGAGATCCCCTACAAAGACGTAGATTCCTCAGCCATTATCTGGGGTGTGGGAAGCAACAGTCTCCATCTGCCCGTGCCCTCCAGTTGCCCAGATGGTTTCAAGATCCTGCTTCGCCAGTGCTG gAATAGCAAACCACGAAATCGCCCATCATTCCGACAGATCCTGCTGCATCTGGACATTGCCTCAGCTGATGTACTCTCCACACCCCAGGAGACTTACTTTAAGTCCCAG GCAGAGTGGCgggaagaagtaaaactgcaCTTTGAAAAGATTAAGTCAGAAGGGACCTGTCTGCACCGCCTAGAAGAGGAACTGGTgatgaggaggagggaggagctcAG ACACGCCCTGGACATCAGGGAGCACTATGAAAGGAAGCTGGAGAGAGCCAACAACCTGTATATGGAACTTAATGCCCTCATGTTGCAGCTGGAACTCAAGGAGAGGGAGCTGCTCAG GCGAGAGCAAGCTTTAGAGCGGAGGTGCCCAGGCCTGCTGAAGCCACACCCTTCCCGGGGCCTCCTGCACGGAAACACAATGGAGAAGCTTATCAAGAAGAGGAATGTGCCACAGAAGCTGTCACCCCATAGCAAAAG GCCAGATATCCTCAAGACGGAGTCTTTGCTCCCTAAACTAGATGCAGCCCTAAGTGGGGTTGGGCTTCCTGGGTGTCCTAAGGGCCCCCCCTCACCAGGACGGAGTCGCCGTGGCAAGACCCGTCACCGCAAGGCCAGCGCCAAGGGGAGCTGTGGGGACCTGCCTGGGCTTCGTACAGCTGTGCCACCCCATGAACCTGGAGGACCAGGAAGCCCAGGGGGCCTAGGAGGGGGACCCTCAGCCTGGGAGGCCTGCCCCCCCGCCCTCCGTGGGCTTCATCATGACCTCCTGCTCCGCAAAATGTCTTCATCATCCCCAGACCTGCTGTCAGCAGCACTAGGGTCCCGGGGCCGGGGGGCCACAGGCGGAGCTGGGGATCCTGGCTCACCACCTCCAGCCCGGGGTGACACCCCACCAAGTGAGGGCTCAGCCCCTGGCTCCACCAGCCCAGATTCACCTGGGGGAGCCAAAGGGGAGCCACCTCCTCCAGTAGGGCCTGGTGAAGGTGTGGGGCTTCTGGGAACTGGAAGGGAAGGGACCTCAGGCCGGGGAGGAAGCCGGGCTGGGTCCCAGCACTTGACCCCAGCTGCACTGCTGTACAGGGCTGCCGTCACCCGAAGTCAG AAACGTGGCATCTCatcagaagaggaggaaggagaggtagACAGTGAAGTAGAGCTGACATCAAGCCAGAG GTGGCCTCAGAGCCTGAACATGCGCCAGTCACTATCTACCTTCAGCTCAGAGAATCCATCAGATGGAGAGGAAGGCACAGCTAGTGAACCTTCCCCCAGTGGCACACCTGAAGTTGGCAGCACCAACACTGATGAGCGGCCAGATGAGCGGTCTGATGACATGTGCTCCCAGGGCTCAGAAATCCCACTGGACCCACCTCCTTCAGAGGTCATCCCCGGCCCTGAAGCCAGCTCCCTGCCCATTCCACACCAGGAACTTTTCAGAGAGCGG GGCCCTCCCAATTCTGAGGACTCAGACTGTGACAGCACTGAATTGGACAACTCCAACAGCGTTGATGCCTTGCGGCCCCCAGCTTCCCTCCCTCCATGA